A stretch of the Ischnura elegans chromosome 5, ioIscEleg1.1, whole genome shotgun sequence genome encodes the following:
- the LOC124158863 gene encoding ubiquitin conjugation factor E4 A produces the protein MTDNIKNNPFSALFTPVNQSEVFTPESTDSASASKSTIQGEHSKTPGEGVEPVDKDLKERLEINQIVEDVFQLTLNKQPRPPMKGNAPSCHLVLLEDLASALAPQNLIDVQTLEPALFERLMLSEPANHVLPISGRSSPVGGEHAVQRDVLIYLFECFRRLSERLETDFGDAPKNSHQNIRAGRLSQMVTIVLQNASTALRQPDLFPGQRLDSQLLRLFAESHSPELRSFVNGIVVVFPKEEEGEADELQAAFVPVLSLAQKEIIRGGLSALDRSVYDLLHVFALNDRLAPVLLACSTPANPNRGRDYVNSVLGAILSPSTIPESPDIPYAFFDQRTTLGQGSIRAEEDVAWTALGAVREGAARIFESLLRHAGEIRHRTLTWLASCLDANAPRGRIWNSLHGPGALGPGPAAHSCASDGFALNLCAVLLRLCQPFVHEHTHPRLMRIDPTYYAATLRSARSGNSSAIDEERKKRGIHLNITGEETCLIPAQPEGAGGAEAGSSSCSSGGGVARPQAENYTFLTECFFMTHKAIDLGFRVAHERLLRISQDLGRLRRVYHEVRAQSEMGGLGSNPAEAEEAIVERVRIGTTEVLCLRTAMVQPQTLSLMAQMHVATSMWLVQVALCDIDGEPKKRTPETGYAPGVCRNVFFPLPKGPPPAEDGVGVPPLLSCVPEQVVENVAGFLSFCRRFSRHTLEECSGAGALDPLLTVILVFMGAPERIRNPHLRAGLAESLEALLPPSHRGAAEESPDEVSTIPGFKRERLFVEHPHRLQVVECLLNVFVGIEMTGQSVTFEQKFNYRRPMYYIMDYLWQIEEHKNCFKHLAAEVEVNQDSVSPPLFLRFVNLLMNDAVFLLDDALSHMAQLRQMQTARESGEWQNLPRSEREQNEGNFQRIGMIARFDNILGRETIHTLKFLTSEITSIFSHPTMVDRIASMLNYFLYHLVGPKKKNFKVKDLAEYEFKPANIVLDICQIYTHLGSSDAFCLAVSQDGRSYSPQLFSLAEDVLLRIGGGGLIVELQNVGARVAQCASQQRSQEELLSEAPDDFLDPIMSTLMLDPVVLPSSRTVVDRSTIARHLLSDQTDPFNRSPLTLDMVKPADELRCRIEAWIKEKTNVKAMEEDSRAGTSFKDDDGKMSTS, from the exons ATGACGGACAACATAAAGAACAATCCATTTTCTGCATTATTTACGCCTGTGAATCAGTCAGAAGTATTCACGCCTGAATCGACGGACAGTGCCTCTGCTAGCAAGAGCACAATCCAGGGAGAGCATTCCAAGACCCCTGGGGAAGGTGTTGAGCCTGTTGATAAGGATTTGAAAGAAAGATTAGAAATAAATCAAATTGTGGAGGATGTATTTCAGTTGACGCTCAACAAGCAGCCACGTCCCCCTATGAAAGGCAACGCGCCGTCATGTCATCTTGTATTACTTGAGGATTTGGCATCAGCCCTTGCTCCACAGAATTTAATCGATGTGCAAACTCTTGAGCCTGCCCTCTTTGAAAGGTTGATGCTATCTGAGCCTGCTAATCATGTGTTGCCCATTAGCGGTCGGTCGTCTCCTGTGGGTGGGGAACATGCTGTTCAGCGGGATGTTTTAATATACCTTTTCGAGTGCTTTCGCAGGCTTAGTGAAAGGTTAGAAACAGATTTCGGTGATGCCCCCAAAAATTCGCATCAAAACATAAGGGCTGGGAGGCTCTCCCAGATGGTCACTATTGTTCTGCAGAATGCTTCGACTGCTCTGCGTCAGCCAGATCTCTTTCCTGGTCAGCGACTTGATTCCCAGCTGCTTCGTCTGTTTGCCGAGTCACATAGTCCAGAACTCAGGTCTTTTGTAAATGGCATTGTCGTCGTTTTTCCGAAGGAAGAGGAAGGCGAAGCAGATGAATTGCAGGCAGCTTTCGTCCCAGTCTTGAGTCTGGCGCAGAAAGAGATTATTCGTGGTGGTTTGTCAGCCCTCGATCGCAGTGTTTATGATCTCCTCCATGTGTTCGCATTGAACGACCGCCTCGCACCTGTGCTGCTGGCATGTTCAACTCCGGCAAATCCCAACCGTGGACGTGACTATGTGAACTCAGTTTTAGGTGCTATTCTCTCTCCTTCCACAATACCCGAATCCCCCGATATACCGTACGCTTTCTTCGACCAGCGGACCACCCTCGGGCAGGGGTCCATCCGTGCCGAGGAGGACGTTGCATGGACTGCTCTAGGCGCTGTACGCGAAGGTGCTGCTCGGATATTCGAGTCTTTGCTAAGGCACGCTGGTGAAATCCGTCACCGTACCCTGACGTGGCTGGCCTCATGTCTGGATGCGAATGCACCCCGAGGGCGCATATGGAACTCTCTTCACGGCCCAGGGGCCCTAGGTCCCGGCCCTGCAGCGCACTCGTGCGCATCGGATGGCTTTGCGTTAAACCTGTGTGCGGTGCTACTGCGTCTGTGTCAGCCCTTTGTCCATGAGCATACCCACCCCAGGCTGATGCGGATAGATCCGACTTACTATGCCGCAACTCTGAGGAGTGCCCGTTCGGGAAACAGCTCAGCCATCGACGAGGAGCGAAAGAAACGGGGCATACATCTCAACATCACAGGGGAGGAGACATGCCTAATTCCTGCTCAACCCGAGGGTGCTGGTGGTGCTGAAGCAGGAAGCAGCAGCTGTAGTAGTGGTGGTGGTGTCGCCAGGCCACAGGCCGAGAATTACACATTCCTCACCGAATGCTTTTTCATGACACACAAAGCGATAGACTTGGGTTTCCGTGTTGCTCACGAGCGACTTCTGCGCATATCTCAGGATCTAGGGAGACTGAGGAGGGTCTACCATGAGGTGCGTGCTCAGAGTGAGATGGGCGGGCTGGGGAGCAACCCTGCCGAAGCAGAAGAAGCCATCGTGGAGAGGGTTCGCATTGGGACGACTGAGGTGCTCTGCTTGAGAACGGCCATGGTGCAGCCCCAGACGCTGAGTTTGATGGCACAAATGCACGTCGCCACTTCCATGTGGCTGGTGCAGGTGGCTTTGTGTGACATCGATGGAGAGCCCAAGAAGAGGACTCCAGAGACGGG aTATGCTCCAGGTGTATGCCGAAATGTGTTCTTCCCACTGCCAAAGGGACCACCCCCTGCCGAAGATGGTGTTGGTGTTCCTCCCCTGTTGTCTTGTGTGCCGGAACAGGTGGTGGAAAATGTAGCTGGATTCCTGTCTTTCTGTCGTCGCTTCTCTCGACACACTCTGGAGGAGTGTAGTGGAGCCGGTGCCCTGGATCCTTTGCTCACTGTAATTTTGGTGTTTATGGGTGCTCCGGAGCGAATCCGGAATCCCCATTTACGAGCAGGCTTAGCTGAAAGTTTGGAAGCGTTGCTTCCTCCCAGTCATCGAGGTGCTGCAGAAGAGAGTCCGGATGAGGTGTCAACCATTCCAGGATTCAAGCGGGAAAGGCTGTTTGTTGAGCATCCCCATCGCCTCCAG GTTGTGGAATGCCTTTTAAATGTGTTTGTTGGGATTGAAATGACAGGTCAGAGTGTTAcgtttgaacaaaaatttaactATCGCCGACCAATGTATTATATAATGGACTATTTATGGCAAATTGAAGagcataaaaattgtttcaa GCACCTTGCAGCTGAAGTTGAGGTCAACCAAGACTCAGTATCACCTCCTCTCTTTTTACGCTTTGTGAATTTACTCATGAATGATGCTGTTTTCTTGTTAGACGATGCTTTGAGTCACATGGCTCAGTTGCGGCAGATGCAGACAGCGAG GGAATCAGGTGAGTGGCAGAACTTGCCGAGATCTGAGAGGGAACAGAATGAAGGAAACTTCCAGCGTATTGGAATGATTGCAAG ATTCGACAATATTTTAGGGAGGGAAACAATTCACACCTTAAAGTTTTTAACATCGGAAATAACATCTATATTTTCACATCCCACGATGGTGGATCGAATTGCTTCAATGCTGAACTACTTCCTTTACCATTTAGTTGGGCCtaagaaaaagaatttcaag GTAAAAGACCTTGCAGAGTATGAATTCAAACCCGCCAATATTGTGTTGGATATCTGCCAGATCTACACACATCTAGGCTCCAGTGATGCATTTTGTTTGGCGGTGTCACAGGATGGGCGATCATATAGTCCTCAGTTATTTTCCTTGGCAGAAGATGTTCTTT tgCGTATTGGAGGTGGAGGTTTGATTGTTGAACTTCAGAATGTTGGAGCTCGTGTTGCGCAGTGCGCTTCTCAGCAGCGGTCTCAAGAGGAACTGCTGTCGGAGGCACCAGATGATTTCCTTGATCCGATCATGTCTACACTGATGCTGGATCCTGTGGTCCTCCCTTCATCACGCACTGTGGTTGATCGGTCCACTATTGCAAG